A stretch of Dysidea avara chromosome 5, odDysAvar1.4, whole genome shotgun sequence DNA encodes these proteins:
- the LOC136256426 gene encoding uncharacterized protein — protein sequence MPRRQGQKKVLKKRKRSKSAPVVLHTPTKKRRKQWTNEQMKNAMEAVETTTCGVNEAARVYGVPATTLKDRVSGRVKHGTKSGPPKYLIDDEEKELADFLKESSEVGFGKTRRDVLNIAESYAKQKGVLRKESGITQGWWRSFRDRQGDLSLRRGDNTAHVRMDAVNEETISDYFALLQTVMQKHGITNSPGQIYDVDESGVPLDPKAPNVVTKTGAKKVRYCSTGRKGQITIVACGSATGQVIPPTVIFEAKGINHAWTSGGLPGMTYGYSDSGWITTDLFESWLSGHFLKHAVCERPLLLLLDGHSTHYQPEVVRYAKRNEVLLLCLPPHTTHEAQPLDCTVFSPLKAQWRTVCRNFFQTNPGKVITKFNFVSLFVQAWSKAVIPTNIISGFQTCGVYPLNVSAIRVVQVRPERNSDNDSNAEHPCQGDMNVEDNSGASTDERRDGFTLEQEMLFKGRYEEGHDLYVDANYIRWMRLHHPEVNISIPTEQESGSLLDSLQEIIPISPIPIEYPEDEVTDELVSMDMQLSAIPGATSSELQLPVTSEQLPTNSEQQLCTYQC from the coding sequence ATGCCACGACGCCAAGGACAGAAGAAAGTATTGAAGAAAAGGAAGCGTTCGAAGTCAGCACCGGTGGTATTACACACACCAACTAAGAAAAGAAGGAAGCAGTGGACAAATGAGCAAATGAAAAATGCCATGGAAGCTGTAGAAACCACCACGTGTGGAGTTAATGAAGCTGCTAGAGTCTATGGTGTTCCAGCTACAACATTAAAAGATAGGGTTAGTGGCAGAGTAAAACATGGGACAAAATCTGGTCCACCAAAATACCTAATTGATGATGAAGAGAAAGAACTTGCAGATTTTTTAAAGGAATCTTCTGAGGTGGGCTTTGGGAAGACAAGAAGAGACGTTCTAAATATTGCAGAATCATATGCAAAGCAAAAGGGTGTGTTAAGAAAAGAGAGTGGGATAACTCAAGGTTGGTGGAGGTCATTCAGGGATAGGCAGGGTGATTTGTCATTAAGAAGAGGAGATAATACTGCACATGTTCGCATGGATGCGGTAAACGAAGAGACAATTAGTGATTACTTTGCTTTGCTTCAGACTGTGATGCAGAAACATGGAATAACGAACTCCCCAGGGCAGATATATGATGTTGATGAAAGTGGAGTCCCTTTGGATCCTAAGGCACCTAACGTTGTGACAAAAACTGGAGCTAAAAAGGTTCGATATTGTTCAACAGGCAGAAAAGGACAAATAACTATTGTTGCTTGTGGGAGTGCTACTGGGCAAGTCATCCCACCTACTGTAATTTTTGAAGCAAAAGGCATTAACCACGCATGGACCAGTGGTGGTTTGCCTGGTATGACTTATGGTTACAGTGATTCTGGGTGGATCACCACTGATTTGTTTGAATCTTGGTTGAGTGGACACTTCCTGAAGCATGCAGTGTGTGAACGTCCACTTCTGTTGCTCCTAGATGGGCACAGTACCCATTATCAGCCTGAGGTTGTTCGGTATGCTAAAAGAAATGAAGTGTTGCTTCTATGTTTGCCCCCACACACCACTCATGAGGCTCAGCCTCTAGACTGTACAGTTTTTTCCCCACTTAAAGCACAGTGGAGAACTGTGTGTCGCAATTTTTTTCAGACCAATCCTGGAAAAGTAATTACAAAATTCAACTTTGTCAGTCTTTTTGTTCAAGCCTGGTCAAAAGCTGTTATTCCAACAAATATCATATCAGGCTTTCAAACCTGTGGTGTTTATCCACTTAATGTTTCTGCTATTCGTGTTGTACAAGTCAGACCTGAAAGAAACTCTGATAATGATTCTAATGCTGAACATCCTTGCCAAGGTGATATGAATGTTGAAGATAACAGTGGTGCTTCCACAGATGAAAGAAGGGATGGGTTTACTTTGGAGCAAGAGATGTTATTCAAGGGACGATATGAAGAAGGACATGACTTGTACGTAGATGCCAACTACATCAGATGGATGAGACTCCATCATCCAGAGGTGAATATTTCCATCCCTACAGAACAGGAAAGTGGATCATTACTTGATTCTTTACAGGAAATTATTCCAATCAGTCCTATTCCAATCGAATATCCTGAAGATGAAGTAACTGATGAACTGGTCTCTATGGATATGCAGTTATCAGCAATACCTGGAGCAACATCTTCTGAGTTGCAATTGCCAGTCACTTCTGAGCAACTGCCTACAAATTCTGAGCaacagttatgcacctatcaatgttaa
- the LOC136255007 gene encoding retroviral-like aspartic protease 1: protein MPCKSWFKRFEVCAAANDWNAAKKLLRVPTLLKGRAWAVFDSLTEAETDSYDHLKSAVLAQLAPDSDEERMRARDELSQRRYREGLESVDELARDIEKLLDRAAPGLEVIHKDFVTPQEMKLATPMKLINADGRNISLVGTATLKVCLGGLEVDQLFIVVDNLSAPAILGCDFLMNNTITIDFKPWHL from the exons ATGCCATGCAAGTCTTGGTTCAAGCGCTTTGAAGTGTGCGCTGCCGCGAATGACTGGAATGCAGCGAAGAAACTCCTCCGAGTGCCTACTCTCCTAAAGGGCCGTGCCTGGGCCGTCTTTGACTCCTTGACAGAAGCCGAGACTGACTCGTACGATCACCTGAAGTCCGCAGTGTTAGCTCAGCTGGCCCCAGACAGCGATGAAGAGAGAATGAGAGCAAGAGATGAGCTCTCCCAGCGACGATATCGAGAGGGACTTGAAAGTGTGGATGAGCTTGCACGAGATATCGAGAAGTTGTTAGACAGAGCCGCACCAGGACTTGAGG TAATACACAAGGATTTTGTTACACCACAAGAAATGAAACTGGCCACACCCATGAAGCTAATCAATGCAGATGGTAGAAATATTTCACTAGTGGGCACAGCCACCTTGAAGGTCTGCCTGGGTGGTCTTGAGGTTGACCAGCTTTTCATAGTTGTTGACAACCTGTCTGCTCCAGCTATTCTTGGGTGTGACTTTCTAATGAACAATACCATCACAATTGATTTCAAGCCATGGCACCTTTAG